CAGGAACAATTGCTGCGAAAGCTTTTGATACTGCCGGTGGTACTGAATCGGGCATTTTAATTGTAATCTTTTTATTCATTAATTTAGAGAAAATAATAACAGAGATAAAACCAAATAACATGGCTGTAAATAATCCTGTACCACCCATATATTGACTGAATGGGAAGTATCCCCAAGCACCTGTTGAGACATTTAATCCATCAATCGTAGCGCCTGCTGCTGTTAATAATTCAGCTGCTTTATCTGGTAAAGCTTCTGTTAGAGTTAACGTCGCTGTTGCTGATTGAGGAATCCCCATTAAGAACGCTGCTAATGACACAATAGAGCCTGATAATGGGTCAACATCGTACGCTTTAGCAATTTGATAACCTAATGTAACTGCAAACAACACCGCCATAATCGCTAATGTACCGCCCCAAACAATCCCGTTCATCGAAATAATTGCTGATGTATATTTGGTAATAACGTTGGTGTAACCACCAGGATCATTTTCTAAAAATAATGGACCCTTTGTAATATAAGTATTTGGGAAATCACGTAAAAATGCGTTTAGTAACGTCGCTACTGAACCTGCCATTGTTGCCGGCATCATACTAATAAACGCATCACGCAGTGCCACTAAGTGTTTTTGCGAACCGATTTTTGCAGCTACCGGTAAAATATACCTTTCCATCCAACTAACTAATGCATTCATAAAAAATCCTCCTATTATTTAATTTAGTTGTGTCTAACCGTTGTATAGTTTACGATACACATCAACCAGTTCTTTTGCCAAATCTGTAAATGTTATAGACGTCATTAAATGATCTTGGCTATGAACCGTTAATAACGTAATCTCCAATTTCTCCCCTTGTGCTTCTTTTGTTAATAAACCTGTTTGAGAATGATGCGCCTCAACTAAGGCTGCTTCTGCCGCTTTAATTTTTTCATCAGCTTCTTCAAACTTACCCTCTTTTGCTGCATAGATAGCTTCCATTGCATCACTCTTAGCATTGCCCGAGTTGACAATCAAGCCCATCACCGCTTCTAAATATTCTTGATCCATTGTGTAAAACCTCCTAAACCTCTCTTGACCAAAATCAATCTTTTTTAATCATTTAAAAGATTGATTCTTGTTACCAATAACGCTACCCTTCAATTAGCCCTAACGCTTGGTTCAAAACATTTTTACCATTCATTGTACCGTAATCTTTCATGTCGATAACATCTAGCGGAATACCTTTGTCGGCTAATTTGGCTTCAAATTGACCTTTCATAAAGCGAACTTGAGGTCCTAACAATAAAACATCCACATCTTTTGTCGCTAAATTATTATCCGCATCTGAGGCCCCTACAGCAAAAATTTCAGCATCAATACCTTGATCATCTGCTGCTTGTTGCATCTTTGTTACTAGCATGGACGTGCTCATCCCTGCTGAACACACTAGCATAATCGTTTTCTTTGACATCTTTCACCCTCCTTAAAATTCATAAGTTTATAACATTATAACGTTTCACACTTTAATAAATGCAATTCTTGTGCCAACTATCCGTTCATTGAAAACGTCTACATGTCAACGTTTTGTCTCAATCTATCCATTACACAAAAAAAGAACGTAAATTACACAGTGTTTAATAGCGTGTAATTTACATCCCTTTTTTAGTTGTTACAATGCATTATCAAGAAACATTTCCGTGATATAGGCTATTTCATCTTCAGAAATTGCTATTTCATAACGTTTTTCTAATTGCATCATCTTAGTTTTAACACCATTGAACTCAATGCGGTGTTGCGTCTTATAATGTTCTAAATCTTTAAACACTCTTAGACGTTCTTCTGACTTCAAGCCATCAATTAAGAAAGCAATATGAATCATAATCGCTGATTCAATACCGGGTTCTAAAATAATCTTTAAATCACGTTGAATGTGTTCAACGATACTTTGCAATAGATGGAGTAAATCAGATACGGAATCAACGTGCGTTAAGCTACCTTTTAACGAATAAATCATTTGGTCGATTTCAACTTCATCAGCTGCTATACGCTTCAAATCTGTTAGCCCATGATTATTAAATATGTCAAAAGCTGAGAAGAATGGAATATTCTGATACTCCACGTCTACTGTTCCGACAATTCCTTTAATATCATAGTTTTCTAACAGTTCATCTATTCGAGAGCGAAACGATTCTTTTTCCAAATACTGTAATTGGAACACTTCAATCTCTTCGTTCAAAATAGGTTTGATACGTTCTGATAATTTCGCAGCAACCCCTTCACCCGTAAAACAAGTCACGACAATCGCTTTAGGAAGTTCTTTAGCTGGCTTGAATTGATTACGCACAATCGATTGGAATGACACTTGAATATTTTGATAAATATCTTCTAGACTTCGACCCGTACTTACCATTCGGACGGCTTCTAAAACAATCATCGTACTTACCATCGAAATCGCACGTGTTTTAACACCTGTTTCTTCATAAATCATATTGCCAAAGGTATTCAAAGAACCCATATCCGTTAATAACAACATGCCACTACGCATCTCTTCTTTATGATTCAAGACATAATCTTTCACTTGTTCATACATCGTTTGAACTTCCATCGTCAATGGCATATTGAAGGCAACACCCGTTTTTGTTCCTAGCAATTCTTGCACTGCTTCCAACATACTTGAAGCAGTCGATTGGCCGTGCATCAGTAAAATGACTTGTACATCATTCGTTTGAGTCTTAGCTGCTTCGGTTAAATCAACCGATAAAAACATGGTAATAAAGCCAATTTCATCAAATGGAATTTGTAACGCAAGTTCATGCTCAATCATTGCAGATAAATCAAGCGCTACTTGAAACTCTTCACGATAGTTAATACGAACATCATTTAGACTAGGATGAACAATGAGACGCTTCTCACGAATACGTTCAAGTGTGCCTTGCAAATGAAGGGCAAACGCAAAACGCGCTTTTTCATTGTAAACTCGGTCTAACTTTTCTTCAGCAATATCATATAATCGATTCGTTAAGTTCCAAATATTGTCAGGAATTAAATCACGATGAATCGTCGAACTGGCTAATTCATCCATATAAGCTTCAAAAAATTGATTAACATCCGCTTCAATTAATTTTTCTAAATCGATTTCTTCAATTTCTTGATGTTTTAAATCACTCACACGGTCTTCAATGGTTTGATAAACTCCCATATCACGAGCAGGATCTTGTTGCCAAACGACTTCTTTAGCACCTGGCTCGAAGGTTAGATGTTGTTTATTCTTATCAATGGCACGCTCAAAGTGATCTGGTAAATCTTTGACACGTAACAAACCTTTTTGAACGTTTAGCGGTAAATCATTTTGTTTAATAGTCAAATAGGCTTCACCATGTGTACGATAATGTAGAAACGCTTTAGCACAAACCAACTTCAAATCACGCTTGACTTGTCCAATATTTCCTTCAGCATCATACAACATGAATCCTAGCAACACATCACGTTCAATCACAATTTTTTGATTCAAACGATCTGCTTCTTGTTTGATAAACAATGTTACGATTTCATAACGCTCATCTAACGAACGTTCACGAAGTGCTGGTAACGTAATCGACATCGGAATACGACGATTAAAGGTTGTTAAAAAGACTTCAGAACTTTCAGTGGTTGCCCCTATAATTTGAACAGAGGCGTGATGCACTTCAGTACTTTCCCCCAACGGACGAAACTCACCTTTGTCAATAAAGGTAAACAACATCTCTTGTCCTTCTGGTGGTAGACGATGAATCTCATCTAGGAACAAAATCCCACCATCTGCTTGAGATAGCAAACCAGGACGGTCACTATCTGCCCCCGTATAGGCTCCTTTTTTCACCCCAAAAATATGTGAGAAAAGCAATTGGGGATTTTGAGCGTAGTCCGCACAGTTAAATGAAATAAACGGTGCTTCCTCAGATAACGTTTGAGAACTAATCGCAAATTGATACATACATTCGGCAAATAATGATTTCCCTGTCCCTGTTTCTCCAAAAATAATCGTGTGTAATCCTCTTGGAGGATATAGAATCGCCGCTTTAGCTTGCTGGATGCTGATTTTTAACGAATCACTCGACCCTACTAAATCATCAAACGAAACCGTGTATTTTTCAGGCTCTTGTTTGGCAATATTCACGCTGTAAACAACGGGACGACCAGAGCTTTTAAACACGCGTTTTTCTTTATATAGTTCCGTTAAGTAGCGGCTCACATTGCTACGTTCCAATTCCATTTGGCTCGCAATTTCATTCGCAGTTAACCCACTAACATGCAGACTTAAAAATTGATAAATTTGTTCTTTTCGGCTTCTCATTTGATTCCTCCAATTACGACAAAACGTTCACTACCTATTTATTTCTTTTTCGCTTTTTTCTTTTTATTTTTAGCCGGAGTTTTTTTCGCTTTGCTATCTTTTTTATCTTTTTTTGGTTTTATTTTTGCTGAATCAGTTAATTTCGTTGGCTCAGTTAGTGATAACTTCCCACCATATAAGAACACTTCGTGCAGATCAGCACTTGGTCGTTGACTAACATTTTTCAAGTCTTTCATTTGGTGGTCACTTAATAAGGTCAAGACATTCCCTTCACGATTCATCCGCCCTGTACGTCCACTACGGTGTACATAACTTTCAACGCCATAAGGGACATCATAGTGAATCACGT
This is a stretch of genomic DNA from Vagococcus zengguangii. It encodes these proteins:
- a CDS encoding PTS sugar transporter subunit IIB, giving the protein MSKKTIMLVCSAGMSTSMLVTKMQQAADDQGIDAEIFAVGASDADNNLATKDVDVLLLGPQVRFMKGQFEAKLADKGIPLDVIDMKDYGTMNGKNVLNQALGLIEG
- a CDS encoding sigma 54-interacting transcriptional regulator, with product MRSRKEQIYQFLSLHVSGLTANEIASQMELERSNVSRYLTELYKEKRVFKSSGRPVVYSVNIAKQEPEKYTVSFDDLVGSSDSLKISIQQAKAAILYPPRGLHTIIFGETGTGKSLFAECMYQFAISSQTLSEEAPFISFNCADYAQNPQLLFSHIFGVKKGAYTGADSDRPGLLSQADGGILFLDEIHRLPPEGQEMLFTFIDKGEFRPLGESTEVHHASVQIIGATTESSEVFLTTFNRRIPMSITLPALRERSLDERYEIVTLFIKQEADRLNQKIVIERDVLLGFMLYDAEGNIGQVKRDLKLVCAKAFLHYRTHGEAYLTIKQNDLPLNVQKGLLRVKDLPDHFERAIDKNKQHLTFEPGAKEVVWQQDPARDMGVYQTIEDRVSDLKHQEIEEIDLEKLIEADVNQFFEAYMDELASSTIHRDLIPDNIWNLTNRLYDIAEEKLDRVYNEKARFAFALHLQGTLERIREKRLIVHPSLNDVRINYREEFQVALDLSAMIEHELALQIPFDEIGFITMFLSVDLTEAAKTQTNDVQVILLMHGQSTASSMLEAVQELLGTKTGVAFNMPLTMEVQTMYEQVKDYVLNHKEEMRSGMLLLTDMGSLNTFGNMIYEETGVKTRAISMVSTMIVLEAVRMVSTGRSLEDIYQNIQVSFQSIVRNQFKPAKELPKAIVVTCFTGEGVAAKLSERIKPILNEEIEVFQLQYLEKESFRSRIDELLENYDIKGIVGTVDVEYQNIPFFSAFDIFNNHGLTDLKRIAADEVEIDQMIYSLKGSLTHVDSVSDLLHLLQSIVEHIQRDLKIILEPGIESAIMIHIAFLIDGLKSEERLRVFKDLEHYKTQHRIEFNGVKTKMMQLEKRYEIAISEDEIAYITEMFLDNAL
- a CDS encoding PTS lactose/cellobiose transporter subunit IIA, with protein sequence MDQEYLEAVMGLIVNSGNAKSDAMEAIYAAKEGKFEEADEKIKAAEAALVEAHHSQTGLLTKEAQGEKLEITLLTVHSQDHLMTSITFTDLAKELVDVYRKLYNG